One stretch of Sinomonas terrae DNA includes these proteins:
- a CDS encoding NAD(P)-binding domain-containing protein yields MSTIVIGAGQAGLAVSHELNALGVEHIVLERGRPGQAWRDRWDSFTLVTPNWTMALPGSAYSGPDPEGHVPRDEIVSYLQAYARSTGTPIMEGVEARRLRAGDDGLHAETNVGEMAADDVVVCTGSFTRQHRPPALDGLSDHLILASSDYRAPDQIPPGVAVVVGSGQTGCQIAEELHLAGRDVILACGRAPWSPRRLDGTDIVTWLSRTSFLDATLADLPSPAARLSANAQATGARGGHDLHFRTLQALGVRLAGHVAGTDGIRIGFGDDAAESVAFGDARWADLRTLLRAQLPAGGFDVPDMPVPPPFHAEPMQEVSLREVGAVVLAAGFRPDYRWIDAPVCDELGFPLTRDGASPTMPGLFFCGVHFMRSRRSALMFGVGPDAAVVARKIAERHT; encoded by the coding sequence ATGTCGACCATCGTGATCGGTGCAGGGCAAGCAGGTCTGGCCGTGAGCCATGAGCTGAACGCTCTGGGCGTCGAACACATCGTGCTCGAGCGAGGAAGGCCCGGGCAGGCATGGCGGGACCGGTGGGACAGCTTCACCCTCGTCACCCCGAATTGGACGATGGCCCTCCCGGGAAGCGCATACTCTGGCCCTGATCCGGAAGGCCATGTGCCCAGGGACGAGATCGTCTCCTACCTCCAGGCCTATGCGCGCAGCACGGGGACTCCAATCATGGAAGGTGTCGAAGCCAGGCGCTTGAGAGCCGGCGATGATGGCCTGCATGCTGAGACCAACGTCGGAGAGATGGCGGCGGACGACGTCGTTGTCTGCACCGGCTCGTTTACGAGACAGCACCGCCCGCCCGCCCTCGACGGACTCTCCGATCACCTCATCCTCGCCTCGAGCGACTACCGGGCTCCGGATCAGATCCCACCAGGGGTCGCAGTCGTAGTCGGCAGCGGCCAGACGGGATGTCAGATCGCCGAGGAACTGCATCTGGCAGGCCGGGACGTGATCCTCGCCTGCGGGCGGGCTCCATGGAGTCCGCGGCGGCTTGACGGGACCGACATCGTCACCTGGCTCAGCCGCACATCGTTCCTCGACGCGACCCTGGCAGACCTGCCGTCACCGGCAGCCAGGCTTTCGGCCAACGCCCAGGCCACCGGGGCCCGAGGCGGGCACGACCTGCACTTCCGGACACTCCAAGCACTCGGGGTCCGCCTCGCCGGCCATGTCGCCGGCACCGATGGGATTCGTATCGGCTTCGGCGACGATGCGGCGGAATCGGTGGCCTTCGGCGATGCGCGGTGGGCAGACCTGCGGACCCTCCTGAGGGCGCAGCTTCCCGCGGGCGGCTTCGACGTCCCCGACATGCCCGTTCCGCCCCCGTTCCACGCCGAACCGATGCAAGAGGTGAGCCTGCGCGAGGTCGGGGCCGTCGTGCTGGCGGCCGGGTTCAGGCCGGACTACCGCTGGATCGACGCGCCGGTTTGCGACGAGCTTGGCTTCCCCTTGACTCGGGATGGGGCTAGCCCCACGATGCCCGGCCTATTCTTCTG